Genomic DNA from Inediibacterium massiliense:
TAAAATTTAAATCTTCTCTTTGTAAATTCTCAATTAACGCCAAAACAGCAGAATCTTCATCGCTCATTTCTGATACAATAGCTGGAATAGTAATTAAATTAGCAAGTTTTGCAGCTCTTAATCTTCTTTCTCCTGCTACAAGCTCATAACTATCCTCACCTATTTTTCGAACACTGATAGGCTGTAATACTCCATATATTTTTATAGATTCACTCAATTCTTCGAGATTGCTTTTTTTAAATACTCTTCTAGGTTGATAAGGATTTGGTAATATGGAATCGACCGGAATTTGCAGAACTGCTATGTTTTGATCTTTTATCATCACTGATCTTCCCCTTATACAGAACTATTCTAAATTATATTTATTCGTCAAAAATATGATACTTCCTTCCATTTTTTTAAATCTTTTCATAATTTTATTCAACAAAATACTTGACAACTCATTATATAAGTGGTTTTTTCGTTGGAGTTCCTGCTTTTCTTGGGTATTTTGTCGAAGTTTCTTTGATCTTTTGTATCACAACAACATTATGATGAAGATCAGAGAAAGGAAGAGCTATATCTCTTTTTTCTATAAACTTTCCTCCCAATATTTGAATGGATCTTTGTGCATTTTCCATCTCCTCTTCAATATTAGGTCCTTTTTGACAAATAAAATATCCTCCAACCCTTACAAATGGTAAACAATATTCGCATAAAATATTTAGTTGGGCTACAGCTCTCGCTACAGCTACATCATATTTTTCTCTAAAATCTTTATTTTGTCCATAATCCTCTGCTCTTCCATGTTCAAAAGATACATTTTTTAAACCTATGTCATTACATACTGTTTCTAAAAACTTAATTCTTTTATTTAAAGAATCTAATAAAGTTAATTGAACATCCTTATCATAAATATGAATAGGGATACCAGGAAATCCAGCTCCTGTTCCTACATCTATTATTTTATCACCTTTTTTAATATAAGGAATACTCATACAAGATAAAGAGTCTAAAAAGTGTTTGATCATTACTTCTTGATCTTCTGTAATAGCCGTTAAATTCACATTTTTATTCCATTCCACTAATAAATCTTTATAAGTTAAAAATTGATTGATTTGCTCTTCATCTAAAGAAAGTCCTAATCTCTTAGCTCCTTCTCTTAAAATCTCTTCATTATTCATTTTTTTCACCTCTTCTTCTTTGCTGTTCTAAATAAATTAAAAGAACAGAAATATCAGCAGGAGATACTCCAGATATACGAGATGCTTGTCCTACTGAAAGAGGTTTGATGGAATCTAGCTTTTGTCTTGCCTCTATTCTTAATCCATCTATTTTACTATAATCTATATGGGCACTTAATTTTTTCATTTCAAGCTTTTTAAATTGTTCTATTTGTTTTAATTGTTTTTCAATATATCCTTCATACTTAATTTGTATTTCACATTGCTCTATTACTTCAATAGGAAGATCCTTTCGATTTTGATCTACTTCTTCTAAAATATTATAAGTAATCTGAGGTCTTTTTAATAAATCATATAAAGAAATACCATTTTTTAGAGGTGCCTCATTTATATTTTCAAGTAAATCATTAATTTGAGAAGGTTTTATATTTGTTTCTTTTAATCTTTTCATTTCTTGTTCTATTTTTTCTTTTTTATTTAAAAATTTATTCCATCTCTCTTCTGTCACAAGTCCTATCTCATAACCTTTTTGTGTAAGTCTTAAATCTGCATTATCTTGTCTAAGTACAAGTCTATACTCTGAACGAGAAGTCATCATTCTATAAGGTTCATTGGTTCCTTTTGTTACTAAATCATCAATTAAAACGCCTATATAAGCCTCCGAACGATCCAATATAAAAGGGTCCTTGCCCTCCATTTTAAGGGCTGCATTCATTCCTGCCATAAGTCCTTGTGCAGCTGCTTCTTCATATCCTGAACTTCCATTAAATTGTCCTGCTGAAAACAATCCTTCAATATCTTTGCATTCTAGTGTTAAATTTAATTGCAAAGGATCTATACAATCATATTCAATAGCATAAGCAGGTCTCATAATTTTTACATTTTCAAGTCCTAAAATACTTCTATAAAACTTTAATTGTACATCTTCTGGAAGACTTGTAGACATTCCTTGTACATACATCTCATTTGTATACAAACCTTCTGGTTCAATAAAAAGCTGATGCCTTTTTTTATCTGCAAATCTAACGACTTTATCTTCTATAGAAGGACAATATCTAGGTCCTGTTCCTTCAATATCTCCTCCATACATGGCCGATCTATGAATATTTTCTTTAATAATTTCGTGAGTATTTTCATTTGTATATGTAAGCCAACAAGGAACTTGTTCTTTTTCTAAAGAATCATTCATAAAAGAAAATGGAACAATTCTTTCATCTCCAGGCTGCTTCTCCATTTTAGAAAAATCTAACGTTTTTTGATCTACTCTTGCAGGTGTTCCTGTTTTAAATCTTCTCATATGAAGTCCAATATTTTTTAAGCTTTGAGTAAGCTTTTTAGAAGGAGCCAATCCATTAGGTCCACTTTCATAATTTACCCCTCCTATAAATATTTTGCCTCCTAAATAAGTACCTGTAGCTAAAATAACAGTTTTTGCATAATATACAGATCCAGTACTCGTGACTACACCTTTTACCTTTTGATCCTCTACAAGAATTTCAATAACTTCACCTTGTTTTAAATCTAAATTAGGTTCATTTTCTAATACTTTTTTCATTTCCATATGATAAAGCTGTTTGTCTGCTTGAGCTCTTAGGGAATGAACAGCAGGTCCTTTTGCAGTATTAAGCATTCTACTTTGTATAAATGCTTTATCAATAATAATACCCATCTCTCCTCCTAATGCATCAATTTCTCTTACTAGATGTCCTTTTCCTGTACCTCCTATAGAAGGGTTACATGGAAGCATAGCTATAGAATCTAAATTGATTGACAATAATAAAGTACTATATCCCATTCTAGCTGTAGCTAAAGCAGCTTCACAACCTGCATGTCCAGCTCCAATAACGATTGTATCAAAATTTCCTGCATCAAATTTTTCAAACATATATTTTTCCTCCTACTTTCCTAAACAAAAATTAGAAAATATTGTATCGAGTACATCTTCTCCTACTGTATCCCCTGTAATCTCTCCTAAATATTCCCACGTATTTTTGATATCTACCTCTATAAAATCTAATGCAAGTCCATGATCAATAGCTTTAATCCCTTCTTTGATGCTTTCTTTGGCTCTCTCTAAAGCATTTTGATGTCTTACATTTGTAACAAAAGAAGCTTCTCCTTGTTTGACTTCTCCCCCATAAACCATATCTACAATCGTATCTTCTAATTCCTCCATACCTTCTCCTGATAAAACGGACAATTTAATTATTTTTTTATTTGGAAGTATTTTTTGTATTTCATCTTTCGTAAAAATCTCAGGAAGATCTATTTTATTGAGTATTACGATAGCTTGTCTATTAGAAAGATATTTCATAATTTCTTGATCTTCATCTGTTAAAGGCTCTGAAGCATTTAAAACAAATATAATTAAATCTGCTTTATTAAAAAATTCTTTACTTCTTTCTACTCCTATTTTTTCTACTACATCTTCTGTCTCACGAATTCCAGCTGTATCTATAATTTTGAGAGGAATTCCTTTGATACTGATATATTCTTCAATCACATCTCTTGTAGTTCCTGGTACATCTGTTACGATTGCCCTTGATTCTTTTAAAAGAGCATTCATAAGGGATGATTTGCCTACATTGGGCTTTCCTATAATAACAGTACTTAATCCGTCTTTTAGTATTCTTCCTGTGTGAGCACTTTCTAAAAGTTTATGAATATCCTTATAAATATGCTCAGCTTTTTCTTTTAATTCATGATAAGTAATTTCTTCAATATCTTCATCTGGGAAATCAATATTTACCGTAATATGAGCCATCATCTCTAATATATCATTACGAATTTTTTTGACTTCTTTTGATAAAGATCCTTCTAATTGGTCTAAGGCTACATCAAAGCTCTTATCTGTTTTTGCGCTAATTAAATCCATTACTGCCTCTGCTTGTGATAAGTCAATTCTTCCATTTAGAAAAGCCCTCTTTGTAAATTCACCAGGCTCTGCCATCCTTGCTCCATTTCTTAATACCATTTCTAATATTTTTTTGACAGGAACAATTCCTCCATGACAATCTATTTCTGCTATA
This window encodes:
- the rsmG gene encoding 16S rRNA (guanine(527)-N(7))-methyltransferase RsmG → MNNEEILREGAKRLGLSLDEEQINQFLTYKDLLVEWNKNVNLTAITEDQEVMIKHFLDSLSCMSIPYIKKGDKIIDVGTGAGFPGIPIHIYDKDVQLTLLDSLNKRIKFLETVCNDIGLKNVSFEHGRAEDYGQNKDFREKYDVAVARAVAQLNILCEYCLPFVRVGGYFICQKGPNIEEEMENAQRSIQILGGKFIEKRDIALPFSDLHHNVVVIQKIKETSTKYPRKAGTPTKKPLI
- the mnmG gene encoding tRNA uridine-5-carboxymethylaminomethyl(34) synthesis enzyme MnmG; its protein translation is MFEKFDAGNFDTIVIGAGHAGCEAALATARMGYSTLLLSINLDSIAMLPCNPSIGGTGKGHLVREIDALGGEMGIIIDKAFIQSRMLNTAKGPAVHSLRAQADKQLYHMEMKKVLENEPNLDLKQGEVIEILVEDQKVKGVVTSTGSVYYAKTVILATGTYLGGKIFIGGVNYESGPNGLAPSKKLTQSLKNIGLHMRRFKTGTPARVDQKTLDFSKMEKQPGDERIVPFSFMNDSLEKEQVPCWLTYTNENTHEIIKENIHRSAMYGGDIEGTGPRYCPSIEDKVVRFADKKRHQLFIEPEGLYTNEMYVQGMSTSLPEDVQLKFYRSILGLENVKIMRPAYAIEYDCIDPLQLNLTLECKDIEGLFSAGQFNGSSGYEEAAAQGLMAGMNAALKMEGKDPFILDRSEAYIGVLIDDLVTKGTNEPYRMMTSRSEYRLVLRQDNADLRLTQKGYEIGLVTEERWNKFLNKKEKIEQEMKRLKETNIKPSQINDLLENINEAPLKNGISLYDLLKRPQITYNILEEVDQNRKDLPIEVIEQCEIQIKYEGYIEKQLKQIEQFKKLEMKKLSAHIDYSKIDGLRIEARQKLDSIKPLSVGQASRISGVSPADISVLLIYLEQQRRRGEKNE
- the mnmE gene encoding tRNA uridine-5-carboxymethylaminomethyl(34) synthesis GTPase MnmE, with translation MSDTIAAIATAPGEAGIGIVRLSGPDSIKILDQIFIPTKGKSIKEYSSRRLTHGKIIDPSTKHVIDEVLVTYMKAPFTYTAEDIAEIDCHGGIVPVKKILEMVLRNGARMAEPGEFTKRAFLNGRIDLSQAEAVMDLISAKTDKSFDVALDQLEGSLSKEVKKIRNDILEMMAHITVNIDFPDEDIEEITYHELKEKAEHIYKDIHKLLESAHTGRILKDGLSTVIIGKPNVGKSSLMNALLKESRAIVTDVPGTTRDVIEEYISIKGIPLKIIDTAGIRETEDVVEKIGVERSKEFFNKADLIIFVLNASEPLTDEDQEIMKYLSNRQAIVILNKIDLPEIFTKDEIQKILPNKKIIKLSVLSGEGMEELEDTIVDMVYGGEVKQGEASFVTNVRHQNALERAKESIKEGIKAIDHGLALDFIEVDIKNTWEYLGEITGDTVGEDVLDTIFSNFCLGK